A region of the Corticium candelabrum chromosome 4, ooCorCand1.1, whole genome shotgun sequence genome:
TATGTTATTCAACTAATTATTCAGATCTGAAAGTGTAGCACAAATCAATTATCTAGCTACCGTGATCTCTTTCGTTCTAGAAATTGCAAGATTGCGAGCATTTGACGAACTGTTGCCGAGCCCTGCACCAGCTCAACCAGAAGAGATCGAATGGTCACCGCCAACCGAATTGTTTCGACCAAATTCCAGTGTTTCCATGCCGACCGGCCAAATCGTTTCCGTGCAAACTATGACAATAGACAATTTAACAGAATACGCCCAATCAACGGATCGAACACTAACAGAATATTGTGTGGAACACATTGAAATTGCGGAGGATGATCAAGCACGGATCACTCTGCGTCGGCTTGGTACAGGAAATTCGGTGAGTTCAACAGACTTAAAAAGACAGATAATCAAGACTaactgtcacatgacataaAACAAGATGAACAATCGTAGAACCATCTTTCCTCAGAGACCTCTATCATGCCATTgtgcattttaattaattaagttaattaattgtacactgtacagcaTACACTGAATCCAACTAATTGCCAGACTGATTGTAGTAGTTTGGAAGATCCGAGGTAGTGTGGTACGTAGAGGACTGGGCGCGCAACGTAGTAGATACTctggtatcagacaatggtTCATGTTTCACCAGTGGGGAGTTTGAGCTGTTCTGCAAATCGAATGACATTGTGCATCTAAAATCTGCTCCATACCATCCCGCAACTAATGGGCTTGCAGAGCGAGCGGTGCAGTCCATAAAACAAGGACTGAGGAAAACGAAAGGACAGACCTTCTCAGAGAAACTACAAAAGGTGTTGATGGCTATGCCTAACACACCACATACCACAACGGGCCTAAAACCAGCAGAGTTGCTGCTGGGATGATGGCCAAAATCACTTCTTGATTTAGTCAAGCCGAACTTGGCAGATGGCGTCCTGCAAAAACAGACAAGGCAGAAGATAGACCACGACCTTCGAGCGAATGACCGGAGTTTTACCGTGGGACAACTAGTGTACGTCCGAAATTTTGGCTGGGGTCCACAATGGCTCCCAGCACAGATCATAGGCCAACATGGTCCTGTCTCATTTACATGCAAAGGAGTGAACAACAAAATTTGGCGGCGCCACCAGGATCATTTGAAGTTACGCTATCCCAGTCCAACAGACAACGGCGACACAACACTCATCAATCAAGGAGAACCATTAGCTCTCTGGTGCGGGACAGGCTGGAAGAACCAGTTTCAAACTCTACACTACTCGACGGGAAGGTTTCAGCAACATCCAATTTTGGAGAGACAGAACCGAATGTTGGTGATCTAGCTTCTATGGGACGACCCTCAACCGGGAATATCCTGATTCAACCGGAAGCAGAGGCTCAAGAAGAGGCTGGCACATCCACTTCAGCTACACAGACCTTGAAAAACGACACGAGGCAGCTGCAGAGGCAACCAACAGAGGCGTCTGGAGTAAGACGATTGGGAAGAGAGCGGAAAGCACCGAAAAGACTCGATTTATAAGATTTGTAAGGGCAGCTGTTGTAATAACAAAGTAGTTTAAGCTGAGCATGTTTCTTcctaaattttttaaaaaaatttggTGGAAGGTGATGTAGTAGGTTGAACTCCAAAGTAGTGTGGTACGTAGAGGACTGGGCGAGCAACGTAGTAGATAAGAATATATCATACTGATGATTGATCGTTTGGTTGAAAGTTTTCTTGTCTAATTGCTTCTCTCTGGTAGGCTCTACTCGTCACTAAGAACTACGTGCCTCTTTTCAGCAAAGGACAAggttgggtgtctgtctgcccagaAGAGACGTACAGATTACTTTTATTTACGTGTCAACTGATAGCCGAGAGTGATATAATTTTAATATCTGATTATTAAAGTAATGATTGTAATAAGTGATTATAGCAATTATATGCGTTGGAAACTCTACCCACGTGACTGTCCACGTGTATGATAATTGTGTGAGTAATTCTGCCTACACGTCATTAACGGTTTCTCTTACAGTTTATACCCACGGTGTTATTTGGGCAACTAAATTGTCATATTGCTAGTGTTCCATGTTAGTGTAGAAGGCATACAGTGTCGAGTGCTTTACAGCGCATTCAGTCGTATTTATGCGCATGTGCAGTATCTCACTCTTTTGCAGCAGACTCCTTTTCTGGAATATGTACGAAGGACGAGTTACTTTACGTCAGTTGGAATCAAGAGATCCAGTAGGCTCAAAAGACATACTGTGCATGTACTTACAATTCATATTTTGTCTAATTAACGGGTAGATTCTAGTATTCTACTAAAGACATTATTAGAGACGAAGCATGCATCGTCTAGCTAGAAAGGGCTAGGTAGACATCCATgcttgtggtgtgtggtgtgtgtggtgtggtgtggtgtggtgtggtgtggtgtgtgtgtgtgtgtgtgtgtgtgtgtgtgtgtgtgtgtgtgtgtgtgtgtgtgtgtgtgtgtgtgtgtgtgtgtgtgtgtgtgtgtgtgtgtgaattgaaGACATTACATGTCAGTATTGGGGACAAAACTCTGCTATTTACTTGTATAGAATTCAATTGTCGAATAACCATTGTTCTTATTCTTATTTATGCTGACATTATGGCGGTATGCTGTTTATTCTTTCGAAGTCTGCTGTACTGGATAACTGATTGATTATTTTGTGTTCAGGGTTGGCTGAACAATTGGAATGGTAGCGACTTCAATGAATAAGGTAGAATAGAGATGTAATGGCAGCAACAAGAAGTGAGTTTAAGGTtggattgtatttgtatttgtataatgatctatttgcaaagtataccattaattaattaattaaagctaatTATCTAATGACATTGCGTGATTGAAACTATCAATCTGTACAATAAAACTGCATGGTACCAAAGGAGCAATATAACTGAGTCAACTACTGTCTGTATATTCTAAGAGTTAATGCAGTTGTCTACTCTGAATGTTCTGTTGTTGATCTTTGTGTCGGATTTCTGGAGGGCAGCCATGTGGGGCGAAGTGTAGGACGACGTCGTCTAGTGCAGGTAGAATTGTAACCTGGACAGAGGCAGCCAAAGATGCTGTCACCCAGATACTGCTTGGCAGCACAAGATTGACAAAGAGCATGACGCCCTCCACGAACAAGCAGTTGATCAAGAATAACGATCTCCTCAGGAGGCTGAAACACAAGTAATCATAGATTAGAGGTGTCAAATGTTTAGGGGAGAAGTATGTGTGAGTTACTCCTATTGAAAACCATTGGATGGTTTACATAAGCACATAATGTGTTTCTTTGTGATGTGCatgatgtgttgatgtggctgtttgtttggtgaCGAGCTTATAGTAGTGTATGTCTAATACACTATACTTACAAGCATTGGCTCATCCTGATCCTCGGGATTCTCTGTGCTGTTGTCGCCATTGTTGGCATCTATGAAATACAGCCAATGACAAGACGTTAATGTGTCTTATTAAGTCAAgtcagcacagcacagcatcTTACCATATTCAAAGAACAAACCCCAGAAACCATCACTTTGGCTTTGAGAGTCTGCTGTGAACTCGAGTGTTGATTGGTGCTGCATAGTGTACACCAGACTGCGTTCACCTTCTTCTCCGCAGAGATAGTGGTAATCACTGTCATGATAGTTTTTTCTAATGGCAATTCTATCTTCCGCGAGTGGTCCACATACACCCGTTGGTGCATCCAATTGGAGACGGGGAATATAGAAGGCGCCCAGCATTGTGTTTCCTGTAGCAGTGATGGTCCATATGCACTTTGTATTTGGTCTGTAGGTAGAAACATCACTAGGCTTCCTTGGGCTTCCGACCATGATCACACGACCAGGTTGCAGAGGTCCACTATGGTAATCTAGGATAGCATGTGTTTGGGTGTCCATACATTCGACCGTTCCAGTTCTGCAGAGCAAATGTCACTGAAATGTGAAGAAAGCATAGAGAAGGAGAACATGTCTACTCACGCAGCATTTGTTGCTCTGAAGGCCAATGTTATTACCAAGACAACAGCAAGATAGATGAAAGAAGACATCATAGAATTCTTTGCTCGTAGACGTTGAATTCTGTCAAAGTCAGTCAGATACTGAAATCTTGTGCTCCTATCAGCTTCTTATATCCTTTTTGAGTGGCTGCATGAGGCGTGACCGCATTTTATTCGTTCAAATATTGAAATTAATAGagaatgaaattgacagacggTTATGCGTCAGTCAACTCATTGTGGGGATTCCCACTTCAGGGGAGACCAATCAACATTACCTGACTCTTACCATATTATATAATACCAACAATGAGCTTCCAGGGGTTTCCCATTAACACCATGGTGGGAAACACTTAGCAGGGCATCAAAACACCAGTTTGTGTGGCCTCCTAGGATGTCAATAGAATAGGAGTGCCAGAAGGttgtgacaaacacaaagaactgTCAAGTCGTAAAACAGCATTGGCTCAAGACGCATCCTAACTACAAACATTAGAGAGGGCATCAGTATCTATGTCAGTCTCATGAGGTGTAAAAGGTTTTACATGACTAGAGGATATCTGATTCTTTGTGATTCTCTTTAGGCTATGAGATAGTTATTGTACACAAACGTGCATGTTGTCATCAATTATGTTGGGAAGATTTGGAGAAAATTGAGatggtgtgcatgcatgcgtacatATGAGAACCAAACACGTATGACATTGCTATGTGACTGTAGGCATCATATCATATGAATGAGTTGGACGCTGTGAACTTTTAGTGCCCAAGGGCTATACTGTTTGTCAATATTGGTGGTGCTTGTTTAGTGTTATTGTGTGGCTTGAATGTTGAACATTCCGGCTAGGAGTTGGAAACACTTATTAAATTACTTAGGAGAAGTGGTTTTGTTATGCTATTATCACACCGGTGGTCTATTGGTCACTGTTGCGCGCCTGCTGTTCACTTATTATAATATGACACAAGTGAAGTGATTATGTGAGCCCACCTGCACAGGCATTCTCAAGTCTGTAGATAGATTCCACATGCATGCAAGACATGCAAGCTGGTTAATTAGAGCTGGGTAGATCTATACATTGTATACATTACTTGGCTTTGTGCAATGTCCAAATTCCAGCTAAATTTTGGAGTTTGAGTTTTATATGTTAGCTAATGGCTGATCCAACTGCattagtggtgtgtgtgtgtgtgtgtgtgtgtgtgtgtgtgtgtgtgtgtgtgtgtgtgtgtgtgtgtgtgtgtgtgtgtgtgtgtgtgtacgcgtgcTTGTGATATACATTTAATATATTGAGCTGCTAAAcctatactactactactactcaTATGGCTTTTGAGCACAAAGCACTAGTTTAAGAAAATCTCTATAGATAGGTTTAGCATTGGAAAGTTTCACAGTCTTTTATTCTAATAGAAAGTGTACTAGACGGTTACTGAAGCAAAATACCTTACAGCTTGAGAAAATGGTAGTGCCAGTTATAACAACTGTAAGAACTGTTTTTCTTgctataatatatattgtCTCAATGTTCTGGGTTATCACGCCGTTACTGTTTTCATTACACTGATCGCGTGTATACCAGAGAATAGAAGTCGTCTCGAGTCAATCTATCTGCTTGTGATAATGAGACAGCTTATGCTAGTCTCTTGCCGCACCGGCTTGTCTGGAAACAGTAGAGGTGTTCAGAAAGTGATTACTCATCTAACAACAATGGATATACTCTAGATGTAGTGACGAATACGCATGTTTTAGAAGAAACGAgcatgtagtgtgtgtgtagagtAGATCATACTGCGCTTATGTACTTTgtatattgactgtgtatacgTATATAGACTTTTTAGTTTAAGTCTAGTGACTGTTTAAGttatgaaacagacagactttaCTAGAATATATagatattatattatacatgtatgcaaTGATGACGTAACTTTATTCTGCAATTTGTTTATCTACACTTGAAGTAAAATTTGACGACGTTGAGCGAACTAATCTAGCAATTAAGTATATAGTCATGAGGCATAGGTGGATAGAGGGAGGGGTCCTGGGGGTCAGGACGCCTTCTCTTCAAAGACACGCCTACTACAGCCAAAACATTGCAAAAAATTGTAGTGTTAATTTAACTGTTATGTTTTTAGTATTAATGCTCAGTTAGTTGGTCATTAAACAAATATTAGAGTTTGTAGTATAAAGAGATGGTGTAGAATCAATAAGCAGCAGTGAGTAGgcagcctcgtccccagactctctcgcacTTGTCTTGTCTGGTGCTGGTAAGTTATGACCATTCcaagcgcgagagagtctggagACAAGGCTAGCAGTGAGCAGTGAACTCTCAAATTGTGTCTCacaaatattttgtatatgCACATCTAGCATATGATATAGTACAGTACGTACGTACACAAGTACGTATGTACTAATTTTTTGTAATTCTCTATATGTTTCATTGACAGAAAAGACGCAAACGTGTAAGATCCAGCAGCTCTGGTTAAAAAATCTTACGCCTTGCTGGTCCAAGCAGGGTCACTAAGCCCAGCCCCAGACCAAATAGCAGtgatagaaagacaagaagagaGTCAGTCCTCTAGAGACTGCAGCAATGAGAGCAAACGCGTCACAGAAACACGAACTAACAAGTCAACTAACACGCAACTCATTGCGCCATTTAGACAATATTTCGTCAAACAAAAGACCTGCTACTACTTCAAGCATGAAAGACAATCTAAAAAGGCCATCACTCAAGATGAACAAAGTCAGCTATCGAGCACAAGCAGAAGAAGATAGATTCTATTGTAGATAATGAAAACAGTGCAGTTCCTGCTCCACAAGATAAAGCAGACTCTGTAGATGCGAGTCCTGTGTGGCTGAAATTAAGTTTCAGTGATGTTCTATTTGCTGTATTATTCTGTACTGTAATGGTTTCCGTATTTGCATTGTTACAGTGGGATTATTTGTAATCACGCGTGTGGAACTTTATTTTTATTAGTTCTATCACTGGTGGCGCTTTCTTAAGGACATTCTAGTAAAAGTACTGTATAGTAATAAttccgatggactacactgatcgacacaatcaggtggcctccatcattcactgggatgtttgtcgccattttggggttccagtggagaccAGATGGTACTGTACCGGCATCagcctgataggcttgtggtgATGGATTAcgttactatgatgtggggaaccaccatccccactgccaagaagatcaaagccaatcatCCAGGCGTCTTGTATGGGAACTATTTGGTTgtggggactatttggtctcgGGCAATTATCTCATGCTTATTTGGTTTCCAAAACCGTTTAACTGGGGCTTATTTGTCGATCACAATTTCGtgtgtctgacgtttcgttttgaggcACGCGGACGTGtcgaaagtaggcggagtaagaatctcttgtgggttacaaggtaaacaaacatgatcttGATATTTGAAGATCATGAAGTGCACGTGTAAATATGTGCTTAAAGTGCATAGAATGCTGCAGCTAGGAGCCAGAACTGGCTGCAGAGTATGCATTGATCCTGCATGGATGGCATCGATCAATACCAGACGGGTATTTTGATGgtcgtttgcttgtttgtttgtttatttgtgtgtgtgtgactcagAGAAATTCAATCTTGAATACAATACCAAGGTACACAAATAACAGCCAAACAGCACAGATTTATACAAAGGGACAGAGGAACACCCAATATTAAACATTGGTGCAAAATAATATTTGACAACACTAGCATGGTACacagaaaacaagcaaatgacagacaaacggacaagaCTTACAGTCAGACATAGAGAGACAGCTGAGAGAGACAGCTAAGagagacatagagacagacagacagacagacagacagacagattgttatatttgaactcttgctgtaccaataacaattgctaactttacgtatacataacaataacagtcaataaacaaaatgttgaacgtctttatcatacagaaaatcatcaaaatggcacttagacaactttgacaactttttttaaaatcacacgagagttgcaagactgtacaactacagacagttgctttctccatctatctctaaagtctgttttgctgctttttccatttgcatcttttgaaagtTTGGggatcttatcgagatagtcttcagccatagggccccaaaagccaaagtgtttgacagacagacagacagacagacagacagacagacagacagataatttattctcatacagattctacttgtacacatgctaggattttttagatacaaatcagtccttgcaaacaacaaagtcattaactaatggacttgactttgaatgtcaaaatcaccatgattaggtgacagttttgaaagttttctaagaataactttggcattgcatttttgcagacagacaaacagacagacagactgcaacACTAACACAGTCACTATATAACGGCTCTATTGAACTTACTTTTAAATTTTGCTATTAGCTACTTTGAGTacttagcctgtaatagtgatcatgtttgaaatatactaccatgcattgacagacagacagacagacagacagacagacagacagacagacagacagacagacagacagacagacagacagaaagcgacagagactgacagatggacggacgtacggacagacagacagacagactaaatgactgaaagacatacagatagacagaaacgCAAACAGATCAACGTAGATATTTACATgcatacaagaaaacaaatttttcattaattaaccttaCATAATCTACAAAGCATATATTTTAATAGTGTGCAACAAtgcaaccaaccaaccaaccaaccaaccaaacaaacaaacaaacgaacaaccATCAATACCCATCTGAGAGGCAGTGCAAAATAAGTGAGTTTACGTCAGATACATTTGTTTCTCGAACTACCATATATTCACTTCTGTTCTGAAAGTCATCACTGATCTTTGGTCGTGCGTAACCAACCAATTAGAGACGACGTAGAtcgtcttcgttgcaattgaT
Encoded here:
- the LOC134178252 gene encoding ataxin-1-like isoform X1, with product MSQDSSSSSDTDALSDPKIARLRAFDELLPSPAPAQPEEIEWSPPTELFRPNSSVSMPTGQIVSVQTMTIDNLTEYAQSTDRTLTEYCVEHIEIAEDDQARITLRRLGTGNSALLVTKNYVPLFSKGQGWVSVCPEETYRLLLFTCQLIAESDIILISDY
- the LOC134179145 gene encoding uncharacterized protein LOC134179145 — protein: MAPSTDHRPTWSCLIYMQRSEQQNLAAPPGSFEVTLSQSNRQRRHNTHQSRRTISSLVRDRLEEPVSNSTLLDGKVSATSNFGETEPNVGDLASMGRPSTGNILIQPEAEAQEEAGTSTSATQTLKNDTRQLQRQPTEASGVRRLGRERKAPKRLDL